In one window of Meiothermus sp. DNA:
- a CDS encoding AAA family ATPase, with translation MLNARRRRFVGRGAELALLRTTLEEAELPFALLHVYGPGGVGKTALLGEFARVGGEAGVGVVRLDARNMDSSPEGFLSALRLGLGLDATASPIEFLSRQGRSLLLLDTYENLTPLDAWLRETFLPQLPEHTLVVFAGRKPPGAAWRSDPGWRDLIRTLSLRNLRPEESREYLTRRGVVEEKHQAVLDFTHGHALALSLVADVLEQGAGEWDFDPGRHPDVVAALLERFVQEVPSPIHRQALEASALVRSTTESLLAECLHIEDVHPYFEWLRKLSFVQSGPVGLFPHDLAREALEADLRWRNPDWNAELHRRARGYYTRRLQETRGLEQQHILFDDVYLHRHNPMVKPFLEWGETGGVFAERGQAEDHPVVLAMIARHEGLEAARVAARWLELQPEGLTVYRGVGSQPAGFMLMLGLHKASPADLAADPVAQQVWNYTERYGPVRPGEQVSLFRFWMEGERYHMVSSVQSVIFLNTVQHYISSSKLAWSFFGISGPEFWLPAFAYMNIHHASEVDYVSGTHAIGVFAHDWRKQPVAAWLEMLGERELATELNPAQLQDHRPAPLVVLSEPEFEEAVKNALRDFMRPEALAHNPLLRSRLLLEPTPKALRTAIWEAAQTLKANSKDEKFYRALERTYLEPAATQELAAELLGLPFSTYRRHLVGAVERVVKLLWQRELSG, from the coding sequence TTGCTAAACGCGCGCCGTCGCCGTTTTGTGGGGCGGGGCGCTGAGCTGGCGCTGTTGCGAACCACGCTCGAGGAAGCCGAGTTGCCCTTTGCGCTCTTGCATGTGTACGGACCAGGGGGGGTAGGGAAGACCGCCTTGCTGGGAGAGTTTGCTCGAGTAGGGGGGGAAGCCGGGGTTGGGGTAGTGCGGCTCGATGCCCGCAATATGGATTCCTCACCAGAGGGTTTCCTATCGGCCCTGAGGCTGGGATTGGGTCTGGATGCAACGGCCTCACCGATCGAGTTCCTGTCGCGGCAAGGGCGTAGCCTGCTCCTGTTGGATACCTATGAAAACCTGACCCCACTGGACGCCTGGTTGCGCGAGACCTTTTTGCCACAATTGCCAGAGCATACCCTGGTGGTGTTTGCCGGGCGTAAACCGCCCGGTGCGGCCTGGCGCTCCGATCCCGGCTGGCGCGACCTGATCCGTACCCTTAGCCTGCGCAACCTGCGGCCCGAAGAAAGCCGTGAGTATCTGACCCGGCGTGGTGTGGTGGAAGAAAAGCATCAAGCTGTGCTGGACTTCACACACGGGCATGCGCTGGCGCTCTCGCTGGTGGCTGATGTGCTGGAGCAGGGCGCAGGCGAGTGGGACTTCGACCCAGGCCGTCATCCCGATGTGGTGGCGGCTCTACTGGAACGCTTTGTGCAGGAAGTACCCAGCCCGATCCATCGCCAGGCCCTCGAAGCCAGCGCACTGGTGCGGTCTACCACCGAAAGCTTGCTGGCCGAGTGTCTGCATATTGAAGATGTCCACCCATACTTTGAATGGCTGCGCAAATTGTCGTTTGTGCAATCGGGGCCGGTGGGGCTTTTCCCCCATGACTTGGCCCGCGAGGCGCTGGAAGCAGATTTGCGCTGGCGCAACCCCGACTGGAACGCGGAGCTGCACCGGCGGGCCAGGGGCTACTACACCCGCCGCCTGCAAGAAACCCGTGGACTTGAGCAGCAGCACATCTTGTTCGATGATGTCTATCTGCATCGCCACAACCCCATGGTCAAGCCTTTTTTGGAGTGGGGCGAAACCGGCGGTGTGTTTGCTGAGCGGGGCCAGGCTGAAGACCACCCGGTGGTGCTCGCAATGATTGCTCGGCACGAAGGGCTAGAAGCCGCCAGGGTAGCGGCGCGCTGGCTGGAGTTGCAGCCTGAAGGGTTGACCGTTTACCGGGGGGTGGGTTCACAACCGGCGGGGTTCATGTTGATGTTGGGTTTGCACAAGGCCAGCCCGGCGGATCTGGCTGCCGACCCGGTGGCCCAGCAGGTGTGGAACTACACCGAGCGCTACGGGCCAGTACGCCCCGGTGAACAGGTTTCGCTTTTTCGCTTCTGGATGGAGGGTGAACGCTACCACATGGTTTCGTCGGTTCAGAGTGTGATTTTTCTCAATACAGTGCAGCACTATATCTCCAGTTCTAAACTGGCCTGGAGTTTTTTTGGCATTTCTGGGCCGGAGTTCTGGTTGCCGGCCTTTGCCTACATGAATATTCACCATGCCAGCGAGGTGGACTATGTCTCGGGAACCCATGCTATTGGAGTGTTTGCCCACGACTGGCGCAAGCAGCCGGTAGCGGCCTGGCTCGAGATGCTGGGCGAACGCGAGCTGGCCACGGAACTCAACCCGGCCCAACTGCAAGACCATCGCCCTGCCCCGTTGGTAGTACTTTCCGAGCCCGAGTTTGAGGAGGCGGTCAAGAACGCCTTGCGGGACTTTATGCGCCCGGAAGCGCTGGCGCACAACCCTTTGCTGCGCTCGAGGTTGCTGCTCGAGCCCACCCCCAAAGCCTTACGCACAGCTATCTGGGAAGCTGCGCAGACCCTCAAGGCCAACTCCAAGGACGAGAAGTTCTACCGCGCCCTGGAACGCACCTACCTCGAGCCTGCCGCCACCCAGGAACTGGCCGCTGAATTGCTGGGCCTGCCCTTCTCCACCTACCGGCGGCATCTGGTAGGAGCCGTCGAACGGGTGGTCAAACTGCTTTGGCAGCGCGAACTATCGGGGTAG
- a CDS encoding cupin domain-containing protein, with amino-acid sequence MNLQISDLERCYWCAGLFLQFVAESSDTDGSYTLVDGVIRQGTEPPPHVHTHEDEELFLLEGRLRYCYGSGEGDRTEGVLDPGGYVWMPRGQEHYFECLTPQVRLLVRLSPGGLEQAFKAFGVAATESLLPPPREAVPGFETIAGIFAERGVYFVRPQE; translated from the coding sequence ATGAACCTCCAGATTTCCGACCTCGAGCGCTGCTACTGGTGCGCGGGGTTGTTCTTGCAGTTCGTGGCCGAATCGAGTGATACCGACGGCAGCTATACCCTTGTGGATGGCGTGATTCGTCAGGGCACTGAACCCCCGCCGCACGTGCACACCCATGAAGACGAGGAACTTTTTTTGCTCGAGGGCCGATTGCGCTATTGCTATGGCTCTGGCGAGGGGGATAGGACGGAAGGGGTGCTGGACCCCGGCGGGTACGTGTGGATGCCCCGCGGGCAGGAACATTATTTTGAATGCCTGACCCCCCAGGTACGGCTGTTGGTGCGGCTTTCGCCGGGGGGTCTGGAGCAAGCCTTCAAGGCGTTTGGGGTAGCAGCTACCGAGTCGCTGCTGCCCCCGCCGCGCGAGGCCGTTCCCGGCTTCGAGACCATCGCCGGCATTTTCGCCGAGCGCGGGGTGTATTTCGTGCGGCCGCAGGAGTAA
- a CDS encoding cupin domain-containing protein, producing MKQDRRSALKQLTAAGLGLALSGKVGTALAQANLKPAFGSRAALANSVWFNGALFSVLADKATTGGSYALMDVRVRQGFEAPPHVHNGEDEIFFIQEGEVTFTSGNVVTEAKAGDHVFQPRGVPHFFKLKTPTARMLVTFTPGGLEEAYRRLGVPAQRLDLPSPPAGPPTPEQLATVTRVFGEFGFVLLPRP from the coding sequence ATGAAACAAGACCGCCGTTCCGCCCTCAAGCAACTCACTGCCGCCGGACTGGGACTGGCCCTATCGGGCAAGGTCGGCACTGCCCTGGCCCAAGCCAACCTCAAGCCCGCTTTCGGGAGCCGCGCCGCCCTCGCCAACAGCGTGTGGTTCAACGGCGCACTGTTTAGTGTGCTGGCCGACAAGGCCACCACAGGGGGTTCATATGCCCTGATGGACGTGCGGGTGCGCCAGGGCTTCGAGGCCCCACCTCACGTACACAATGGCGAGGACGAGATCTTCTTTATCCAGGAAGGCGAGGTCACCTTCACCTCCGGCAACGTGGTAACGGAAGCCAAGGCGGGCGACCATGTGTTCCAGCCCAGGGGGGTGCCCCACTTCTTCAAGCTCAAGACCCCCACCGCACGGATGCTGGTGACGTTCACGCCGGGGGGGCTCGAGGAAGCATACCGCCGCTTGGGCGTGCCAGCCCAGCGGCTGGACTTGCCCTCGCCCCCAGCCGGCCCTCCCACCCCGGAGCAACTGGCCACGGTAACCAGGGTCTTTGGTGAGTTCGGTTTTGTGCTGTTGCCCCGCCCCTGA
- a CDS encoding ester cyclase, with the protein MSTTLNPMDFAIRFFNGQDELQGSLRPELLAPAYRAEIMGFPPMDAAGHGEFGRAFYNAFPDLYHSIDETQVTDNGIAVRFTLRGTHTAPFMGIPASNRAIAVSAIALLTIVNGQVTHLHAIFDQLGMMRQLGVVPS; encoded by the coding sequence ATGTCCACGACTCTCAACCCAATGGACTTCGCGATCCGCTTTTTCAATGGCCAGGATGAGCTGCAAGGATCGCTCAGGCCAGAGCTACTCGCACCCGCCTATAGGGCAGAGATCATGGGATTTCCACCTATGGATGCGGCCGGACATGGCGAGTTTGGTCGAGCCTTCTACAACGCATTCCCGGATCTCTATCATTCAATTGATGAAACCCAAGTCACCGACAACGGCATCGCGGTGCGCTTCACCTTGCGCGGCACACACACGGCGCCGTTCATGGGCATTCCGGCCAGCAACCGTGCTATTGCTGTATCGGCCATTGCCCTGCTGACGATCGTGAATGGCCAGGTGACCCACCTTCATGCCATCTTTGATCAACTAGGCATGATGCGTCAGCTTGGCGTGGTGCCCTCGTAG